Below is a window of Corallococcus silvisoli DNA.
GAACGACGACCCGCCCACGCCCGGCGGCGAGGGCTGCGAGCGCTTCTCCTTCCCGCTGTCCGACTCCAGCGCGGCCAACCACGTGAGTTCATGCAGCAGCACGGGGTGCGGCAACGGGGAGAACCCGCCCAACTCCGGCATGCACTGCCCCACGTGGCTGTCGTGCCGCAGCTTCGACACGGAGCAGCCGCGCTGCTCGTGGATCCACAACCTGGAGCACGGGCACGCGGTGTTCCTCTACAACTGCCCGGATGGCTGCCCTGACGACGTCGCGAAGCTGGAGGCCGCGCAGGCCCGGGCGGCCGTGGGCAGCAACGGCGTGCGCCGAGCGCTCGTCACCCCGGACTCGCAGCTCCCCAAGCGCTTCGCCGCGCTCCTCTGGCGCCGCACGTACCTGATGGACTCCGTGGATCCGGAGGCCCTCACGTGCCTGCTCGCGCTCCAGGACGTGGACGCCAACGAACCCGGCTTGAGCTGCCCTCCATGAAACAGCTGTGACAACTGGATAAAAGGCAGACACGTCGAAATCCTCCCTGCCAGGACGGTGGGGAGGCAGCCGACCTTGCGCGCGCTGCGTTAAAGTCTCTTTAATCCGAGACACGCGCCGCCCTCGTTGCATCCGCTTCCGTGTCCTGCGCGGCGGCACTGACTCCCCCCTCATCGTCGGGGTGGCGCGTCGACATGACCGACACCGTCGACGCCCCCCTTCCGTCGTCCAGCCTGTTCGCTCGAAGCATCGCTG
It encodes the following:
- a CDS encoding DUF3105 domain-containing protein, which translates into the protein MLRALPALLFFSLCFACGPTNDDPPTPGGEGCERFSFPLSDSSAANHVSSCSSTGCGNGENPPNSGMHCPTWLSCRSFDTEQPRCSWIHNLEHGHAVFLYNCPDGCPDDVAKLEAAQARAAVGSNGVRRALVTPDSQLPKRFAALLWRRTYLMDSVDPEALTCLLALQDVDANEPGLSCPP